A genome region from Abyssisolibacter fermentans includes the following:
- a CDS encoding helix-turn-helix domain-containing protein: MAKNIKINNLLYLMKDSIEFDQIYAEFVKPFKDFDDKNNADIFNTINTFVEMDGDYKKTAKVLYQHENTIRYRIMKAKKILNMEESNLGFIEHISLAIKINSIYESITN; encoded by the coding sequence TTGGCTAAAAATATAAAGATAAATAATTTACTATATTTAATGAAAGACAGTATTGAGTTTGACCAAATATATGCTGAATTTGTAAAGCCTTTCAAAGATTTTGATGATAAAAACAATGCAGATATTTTTAACACAATTAATACTTTTGTTGAAATGGATGGCGACTATAAAAAAACAGCTAAAGTTCTTTATCAACATGAAAATACTATAAGATATAGGATTATGAAAGCAAAGAAGATACTAAATATGGAAGAAAGCAACCTTGGCTTTATTGAGCATATAAGCTTAGCGATAAAAATTAATAGTATTTATGAAAGTATTACTAATTGA